One genomic region from Buteo buteo chromosome 12, bButBut1.hap1.1, whole genome shotgun sequence encodes:
- the CHRM3 gene encoding muscarinic acetylcholine receptor M3 isoform X1 — protein MLTHYQFCFQKRSSQNYAVPDPTSHFDVPQWTILCQRATMIMQNNSSASPLFSNVSSFWKRDSHGPGLLDEAASLIGSYDFPQTTESFPFSTVESKNMSLNATSKDPLGGHTVWQVVLIAFLTGILALVTIIGNILVIVAFKVNKQLKTVNNYFLLSLACADLIIGVISMNLYTTYIIMDHWALGNLACDLWLSIDYVASNASVMNLLVISFDRYFSITRPLTYRAKRTTKRAGVMIGLAWIISFVLWAPAILFWQYFVGERTVPPDECFIQFLSEPIITFGTAIAAFYLPVTIMSILYWRIYKETEKRTKELAGLQASGSEAEAARFVHQTGSSRSCSSYELQRQSMKRSTRRKYRRCHFWLTMKSWEPNADQGDQEHSSSDSWNNNDAAASLENSASSDEEDIAAETRAIYSIVLKLPGHSAILNSTKLPSSEDLHESGDELQKSDTESKEKKPKKLHPHKSVQDGGNFQKSFSKLPIQPGSAETTTASDGISSVTKASAALPLSFKEATLAKKFALKTRSQITKRKRMSLIKEKKAAQTLSAILFAFIITWTPYNIMVLVNTFCSCIPKTFWNLGYWLCYINSTVNPMCYALCNKTFRNTFKMLLLCQCDKRKRRKQQYQQRQSVIFHKRIPREAS, from the coding sequence acTATGTCAGAGAGCCACAATGATCATGCAAAATAACAGTTCAGCCTCGCCCCTGTTTTCAAATGTGAGCTCCTTCTGGAAGAGAGATTCGCATGGGCCAGGACTCCTTGATGAAGCAGCATCGCTCATCGGCAGCTATGATTTCCCTCAGACCACAGAGAGTTTTCCCTTCTCCACTGTGGAATCAAAAAACATGTCCCTAAATGCCACAAGCAAAGACCCTCTGGGTGGACACACTGTCTGGCAAGTAGTTTTGATTGCTTTCCTCACTGGGATCCTTGCACTGGTGACCATCATAGGAAACATCCTAGTGATTGTTGCATTTAAGGTTaacaaacaactgaaaacggTCAACAACTACTTCTTGTTGAGTCTTGCTTGTGCAGATTTGATCATCGGTGTTATTTCCATGAATCTTTACACCACGTACATCATCATGGACCACTGGGCTTTGGGAAACTTGGCCTGTGATCTTTGGCTCTCCATTGACTATGTCGCCAGTAATGCCTCTGTCATGAATCTCCTTGTCATAAGTTTTGACAGGTATTTTTCCATCACTAGGCCACTTACATACAGAGCCAAACGAACAACCAAAAGGGCTGGGGTGATGATTGGTTTAGCATGGATCATCTCTTTTGTTCTTTGGGCCCCTGCCATCTTGTTCTGGCAGTATTTTGTTGGGGAGAGGACTGTGCCTCCTGACGAATGTTTCATCCAGTTTCTAAGTGAACCTATCATCACTTTTGGCACTGCCATAGCTGCCTTTTACTTGCCAGTCACCATTATGAGTATTTTGTATTGGAGGATCTACAAGGAGACCGAGAAACGCACCAAAGAGTTAGCAGGGCTACAGGCTTCGGGCAGCGAAGCAGAGGCAGCACGATTCGTCCACCAGACAGGCAGCTCCCGGAGCTGCAGCAGCTACGAGCTGCAGCGGCAGAGCATGAAACGCTCCACCCGAAGGAAATACAGACGCTGCCACTTCTGGCTCACAATGAAGAGCTGGGAACCCAACGCAGACCAGGGGGACcaagagcacagcagcagcGACAGCTGGAACAACAATgatgctgctgcctcccttGAGAATTCAGCCTCCTCTGACGAGGAAGACATCGCTGCAGAAACCAGAGCCATCTATTCAATTGTGCTGAAGCTACCTGGTCACAGCGCCATCCTCAATTCGACGAAACTACCCTCCTCGGAAGATTTGCATGAGTCAGGGGATGAACTGCAGAAATCCGACACAGAATCgaaggaaaagaaacctaaAAAATTGCACCCTCACAAAAGTGTTCAGGATGGTGGAAACTTCCAAAAGAGCTTTTCTAAGCTTCCAATTCAGCCAGGGTCAGCAGAGACAACCACAGCTTCTGATGGCATCTCATCAGTGACCAAGGCATCTGCAGCCCTGCCCTTGTCCTTCAAGGAAGCAACCCTGGCAAAAAAGTTTGCCTTGAAGACCAGAAGTCAGATCACAAAGCGAAAACGAATGTCACttatcaaagaaaagaaagcggCACAGACACTCAGTGCCATTTTGTTTGCCTTCATCATTACCTGGACCCCATATAACATCATGGTTCTGGTGAACACCTTTTGCAGCTGTATCCCCAAAACTTTCTGGAACCTGGGGTACTGGCTTTGCTACATCAATAGCACGGTGAACCCCATGTGCTATGCACTGTGTaacaaaacattcagaaacACTTTCAAGATGCTACTGCTGTGCCAGTGTGACAAACGAAAACGACGCAAACAGCAGTATCAGCAAAGGCAGTCCGTCATTTTTCATAAGCGGATCCCTAGGGAGGCTTCATag
- the CHRM3 gene encoding muscarinic acetylcholine receptor M3 isoform X2 — MIMQNNSSASPLFSNVSSFWKRDSHGPGLLDEAASLIGSYDFPQTTESFPFSTVESKNMSLNATSKDPLGGHTVWQVVLIAFLTGILALVTIIGNILVIVAFKVNKQLKTVNNYFLLSLACADLIIGVISMNLYTTYIIMDHWALGNLACDLWLSIDYVASNASVMNLLVISFDRYFSITRPLTYRAKRTTKRAGVMIGLAWIISFVLWAPAILFWQYFVGERTVPPDECFIQFLSEPIITFGTAIAAFYLPVTIMSILYWRIYKETEKRTKELAGLQASGSEAEAARFVHQTGSSRSCSSYELQRQSMKRSTRRKYRRCHFWLTMKSWEPNADQGDQEHSSSDSWNNNDAAASLENSASSDEEDIAAETRAIYSIVLKLPGHSAILNSTKLPSSEDLHESGDELQKSDTESKEKKPKKLHPHKSVQDGGNFQKSFSKLPIQPGSAETTTASDGISSVTKASAALPLSFKEATLAKKFALKTRSQITKRKRMSLIKEKKAAQTLSAILFAFIITWTPYNIMVLVNTFCSCIPKTFWNLGYWLCYINSTVNPMCYALCNKTFRNTFKMLLLCQCDKRKRRKQQYQQRQSVIFHKRIPREAS, encoded by the coding sequence ATGATCATGCAAAATAACAGTTCAGCCTCGCCCCTGTTTTCAAATGTGAGCTCCTTCTGGAAGAGAGATTCGCATGGGCCAGGACTCCTTGATGAAGCAGCATCGCTCATCGGCAGCTATGATTTCCCTCAGACCACAGAGAGTTTTCCCTTCTCCACTGTGGAATCAAAAAACATGTCCCTAAATGCCACAAGCAAAGACCCTCTGGGTGGACACACTGTCTGGCAAGTAGTTTTGATTGCTTTCCTCACTGGGATCCTTGCACTGGTGACCATCATAGGAAACATCCTAGTGATTGTTGCATTTAAGGTTaacaaacaactgaaaacggTCAACAACTACTTCTTGTTGAGTCTTGCTTGTGCAGATTTGATCATCGGTGTTATTTCCATGAATCTTTACACCACGTACATCATCATGGACCACTGGGCTTTGGGAAACTTGGCCTGTGATCTTTGGCTCTCCATTGACTATGTCGCCAGTAATGCCTCTGTCATGAATCTCCTTGTCATAAGTTTTGACAGGTATTTTTCCATCACTAGGCCACTTACATACAGAGCCAAACGAACAACCAAAAGGGCTGGGGTGATGATTGGTTTAGCATGGATCATCTCTTTTGTTCTTTGGGCCCCTGCCATCTTGTTCTGGCAGTATTTTGTTGGGGAGAGGACTGTGCCTCCTGACGAATGTTTCATCCAGTTTCTAAGTGAACCTATCATCACTTTTGGCACTGCCATAGCTGCCTTTTACTTGCCAGTCACCATTATGAGTATTTTGTATTGGAGGATCTACAAGGAGACCGAGAAACGCACCAAAGAGTTAGCAGGGCTACAGGCTTCGGGCAGCGAAGCAGAGGCAGCACGATTCGTCCACCAGACAGGCAGCTCCCGGAGCTGCAGCAGCTACGAGCTGCAGCGGCAGAGCATGAAACGCTCCACCCGAAGGAAATACAGACGCTGCCACTTCTGGCTCACAATGAAGAGCTGGGAACCCAACGCAGACCAGGGGGACcaagagcacagcagcagcGACAGCTGGAACAACAATgatgctgctgcctcccttGAGAATTCAGCCTCCTCTGACGAGGAAGACATCGCTGCAGAAACCAGAGCCATCTATTCAATTGTGCTGAAGCTACCTGGTCACAGCGCCATCCTCAATTCGACGAAACTACCCTCCTCGGAAGATTTGCATGAGTCAGGGGATGAACTGCAGAAATCCGACACAGAATCgaaggaaaagaaacctaaAAAATTGCACCCTCACAAAAGTGTTCAGGATGGTGGAAACTTCCAAAAGAGCTTTTCTAAGCTTCCAATTCAGCCAGGGTCAGCAGAGACAACCACAGCTTCTGATGGCATCTCATCAGTGACCAAGGCATCTGCAGCCCTGCCCTTGTCCTTCAAGGAAGCAACCCTGGCAAAAAAGTTTGCCTTGAAGACCAGAAGTCAGATCACAAAGCGAAAACGAATGTCACttatcaaagaaaagaaagcggCACAGACACTCAGTGCCATTTTGTTTGCCTTCATCATTACCTGGACCCCATATAACATCATGGTTCTGGTGAACACCTTTTGCAGCTGTATCCCCAAAACTTTCTGGAACCTGGGGTACTGGCTTTGCTACATCAATAGCACGGTGAACCCCATGTGCTATGCACTGTGTaacaaaacattcagaaacACTTTCAAGATGCTACTGCTGTGCCAGTGTGACAAACGAAAACGACGCAAACAGCAGTATCAGCAAAGGCAGTCCGTCATTTTTCATAAGCGGATCCCTAGGGAGGCTTCATag